The genomic window GCCGGGGACATCAGCAATAATACAGGACGCGCTGCACCGGTTATTGCGCGAGGTGATTATTCCGGGAAAATCATTTGAGGCAGAACATACCTGGAGCGGAATTATGGCCTTTGGTAAAATTAAAAAGCCCATCATTCGTCAGGTTTCCGCAAATGTGGTAACGGGCGTTCGATTAGGCGGAATGGGCATCGCCATCGGCAGCCTGCTTGGGAAAAGACTTGCCGATCTACTGGAAACTTAGTTTATTAAAAGCCAAAGAAGGCCGCTTTTAAATAAATGACAAAATCCAATTCCATAATATTAAAATGAGCTCCTGAGATCAGAAAAACCATAGTGTTTCCTTGAACCTTCTTAGAGGAGAAATTCCACGTCTATAGGTTTAAAACACCTTAGCGCCTTAGTATCTAAAGTTTAAAGATGTATGGGAGTCAGAAACATCTTAGTGCATCTTTGAGCCTTAGTGCCTTAGTGTCTAAAATTTAAATGATGTATTGGAGTCAGAAACACCTTAGTGCCTCTTTGAGCCTTAGCGCCTTAGTGTCTAATACCCTCCTCAATCACCACCCCCGATTTTACCTAAATGCGTATTCTTAAAACTATCGGGAAACTTTAGTCCGAAGCCAAATATCCGGTCCATGCTTGCATGTCCAAACATAATGAGTCCCGCAGCCTGTAACCATTCCTCGTGCAGTGCTACCCCCGCCCCATACAGCAAAATGGCAATGCCTTTATGATGGAAGAGATTATAGGTAATTGCGCCCGCCCGCGGATTAATAGCATAACCGATCATTCCGGCATCCGGCAAGAGAAGGAGGACCAAAAACCACCACCATTCCAGCGGTAAAGTTGTGAACAGATAGAAGGCCAGTCCGAACATAGCCAGTTCTTCGAGTTTCAGTTGAATTTTCATGCCGGCAAATATAAAAGGCAGGTATTATTTTGAACACTTATTTTTCCAGGATAAACATTAAGGAATAGAGACAAGGCCCGGTAATTATAAAGAAGGATCATTTTCCCTCATTATATTTTATTAATCTTGAAGTAGATTTAGTTCAGCAACTACTACAACCTATGGCCGCGCTAACCCCAAAAAGCAGACAAAGCGGGATCATTATTACCACGGTAATCCTGCTGGCGGTAGCCTTTACCGCATTTTTCTTCATTTATGTGCCGGCCCAATCTGAGGCGCTGAAGGCACGCAATTTCCGCGTCTTGGCAAAGATCACTGAGAATTTCAAGCGGAGCTATGAGGTTTTGCAGACCAATGCCGGCCATCAATCTAATATCCTCAAGATGAACCTGGATCCGGAACCTGAGGAGAAAAAAGATCAGGAGAATCAGGAGGGCCTTTGGCACTCTCAGGTAAAGTATAGCAGGGTAAATTGGGCATCCGAAGAGCAACGGCATTATACTGATAAACAGTCTCGAAAGGCGCTAAATTCATATCTTGAATTAAATGCCAGGAAGACCGTGGAGGAGGCCTGCCCTGTCTGCACAATTTGCGAAGAAAGAAACCTCTCCCAGCAGGAACAGTACTGGAATGATTCGTTGGTGCATTTTACTAACCGTACGAGGATCCGCATTTCCAGGCTTGTATGTGAATCTGAAACAATAACAGATGCCCCGTTAAAGCACGATGAATTTGAGTTTGCAACACTTACTTTTAAAGATGGCAATAATTGGATGAATTTGCTGATCTATGCTGATGCCGGTAAATTTTTTCAACCGCTCCTCCAGCAGGAAGTATTTGACAGCTACCTTATTTTCAATGAAAAGGGCAACGTAGTATATAATGAACTCCCAACAGATGTCAGGATAACCAATAAAGATTCTTTGCTTTTGCCCGCTAATAGCCGCTCCGAACTCCTTTCAGGCGTAGTAAAGGAAGTGGAGATCGGAGGGTCCAGGTATCAAATGTTCGTGCAGCCTTTCAAGGCGGTTGGAGAGGAAAGGTGGATGCTGTGCGGCCTTACTAAGGTGGGAAATTTTGCGAGTTCGAGCATGCATATTTCTACGATGGCAATTATTGTCCTGCTTATTCTTGTCACCATTGGATTGCTGAGCCTGCCATTTCTCAAGCTGAAGCTGCTAAGCAAAAGCGAGCAACTCAAAAAGAGCGACATTACCATTGCAGGCGTGTCGCTTATTGTGGGCATTCCCATCGTGATGCTGCTAACATTGCAGGCATACCGATACATGATCATTGACAAGCAGGACAGCCGGGAGCAGTTGGCCATGCTGAACGAGCGGGTAAAGAACAATTTCCATAAAGATATTCACTCCGCGATAGATGTGCTCTCAATCCTGGATTCCATGCAGGCTGAGGATACGCTCCTGGCGAAGAACCTGGTAAATATCAGCAAAGCACCCGTACTGGAGAGTGATGGTTCTGAACCACCGCAGCAGGAAGCTATAAGCTCCACTGCACAACTGCTGCCCGGGTTTCAGATGATATACTGGACAAACGGTCAGGGAAGGCAAAAGGTGAAATGGACAGCTTCTGAAAGAAATACGCTGGAGATTTCTTTGGCTGGTCGCGATTATTTTAATAAAATAAAACAGCGTCAGGCTTATCGTTACCACGGTAAAAGCATTTACGTTGAATCCATTTATTCCCATCTTTCCGGTGAAAGCTCGGTGGCGGTTTCTATGCCCCGAAACAATAGCTATGACAGCATCGTAGCCCTGCTGGCTGAACCTTTCTCTGTATTCAGCCCTGTGTTCCCAGCGGAATACGGTTTTGCTATTATAGACCAGCAGGGTGAGGTCCTTTTTCATTCTGATAAATCGAAGAATTTACAGCAAAACCTGTTGCAGGAATTCGGCAACAGCAATGCGCTGATATCCGGGATTTCAGGTGGATCAGGTTACGCTTTTCAAACCCAGTATGCGGCAAGAGAGCACCAGGTGTTTATTGCGCCTTTGCAGGAGCTACCTTTCTACGTGGTTACTTTTAAGGATCTTTCGAATATCAGGATGAGCTATGCCGAAATATTAAGTGCCGCCATTTTTTTTATCATGGCGCATTTTATTTATCTCCTTTTATTTGCCCTGATACTGGATATTACGACTAGGCGCTTTACGAGGCTTCGCATCCGCGAGCACCGGTTTACCTGGCTCATTCCCAAGCTTTATAAAAGCAGGGCTTACCAACTCACCCTTGCCAACCTGCTGCTGATCATATTGCTTTTACTATTGTTTTTTGTAATCAGGATCCACGATCCGCTCATCAGTATGATCCTGGCTTTTCTTGCTACTACCTATAGTACCACAATCGTTTATTTTAATATTAAAAGAATCAGAGGTACGGCTATTTTTAAAAAAAGATTTTTACCCTTTACTATTACTTCTATAAGTTTTATTTTATTATTTAATTTGGTGGCATTGGAGCAGGATGGCTTTTCATCCTCTTTCTTTTTGCTGATTCTTTTCCAGTTGCTCATTTTATTGCTGACCTTCCTGTTGCCGCGGTATTTTCCGCGCGATAAATGGACCGACAGCTACAGAATTATTTACCGGCTGGTGCTCACTTGCTGGCTGATTATCGTAAGTGCCCTGCCGGCTTATATTTTTTTCAAAGTAGCGTACCAGAACGAAAAAATATTGCTGTTAAAATATCATCAGGTGGAGTATGCCGAAAAATTAAATGAATGGTTTGGAAAAAAGGGCTATGAAGCAGGCAGTGAAGAAGATACATTAACAGGAAATGCATTTTATTTTTTAAAGGATGAAAATGTATTTTTCTATCAACCGGATGCGGATAAAAAAGGATCTTTAGGTTTTATTCACAGTTTATTTAATGATAGCCACGCAAGGGAGAAAGGTGGTTCAATCTTCCAGACATTATTCATACAAGGGCGTCCGCGATTTAATGAATTTGCAGCGCGCAGCCAGAACATGATCCTTGACGATCCGGATCATGATGTTTTTGCATGGGAGCCAGGAAAGGAGCAACTACTGCTAAATTATAATTTTTACAGGAACGCAGACAGTGGGTCGGTTACAATGCAAAACCTGTATTTAGCCTCCCCTTTCCCTTATGGTACGCTATTGTTTTTCTCAGCCGGTGCCCGGGAAAAAATAGTTACAGGGATGTTTATATTTTTAACACTGGTTGGCATTCTACTGTTAATTGCGTTGATTAAATTTATTTTAAGGCAGGTATTTGTAGATACTTTTTTTGAAAATGATGATGAGTATCAACTGGATCAAAACCTTATCAAAAATATCCGGGATCAGGAGAAACTGCATCTTTTGTATATAGGGCTGCCTGGCAGTGGCAAAAGCGATTATATTAAAGAGGCATTTGCAGGGAAGCGATACGAGGAATTGGATATTGTGGATCTCGGACTTAATCCCGGTGGCTGGGAGGATGCAGTGAACCAGGCAAAGAATTCAGATGCGGATACTGTGGTAATTGATCATTTTGAATACAACAGCAAAAACCGCGGGATCAATATTCAAAAATTAATGCTGCTGGAAAAACTGATGCATCTCCAGGATAAGCGATTAATTATTGTAAGCGCTACGCATCCCCTTGAAATTCTGGAAGATCTGAAACGTAAACCTGTAGATGAAAATAATTCGGATGCTTCCGGTGAAAAGTGGGATCCGGAAGCAACGTTTGATCGATATATGAATTTGCTGAACAATTTTTATAAAATATATTTTCCATTGCGAATTGCCGAAGGGGAGACACCCAAGGTTGATGCCTGGGATGAAGACTGCATAACGCTGATAAAGGAGGAATGTAAACATGGGAAGTATCTTCATCGCCTTCAGAATGAATTGCTTAATGAGGTGAGAATACAGGAGGCATCCGGCACTCAATTTAGAAATGATGAAATTATCCTTAAAAT from Bacteroidia bacterium includes these protein-coding regions:
- a CDS encoding cache domain-containing protein; amino-acid sequence: MAALTPKSRQSGIIITTVILLAVAFTAFFFIYVPAQSEALKARNFRVLAKITENFKRSYEVLQTNAGHQSNILKMNLDPEPEEKKDQENQEGLWHSQVKYSRVNWASEEQRHYTDKQSRKALNSYLELNARKTVEEACPVCTICEERNLSQQEQYWNDSLVHFTNRTRIRISRLVCESETITDAPLKHDEFEFATLTFKDGNNWMNLLIYADAGKFFQPLLQQEVFDSYLIFNEKGNVVYNELPTDVRITNKDSLLLPANSRSELLSGVVKEVEIGGSRYQMFVQPFKAVGEERWMLCGLTKVGNFASSSMHISTMAIIVLLILVTIGLLSLPFLKLKLLSKSEQLKKSDITIAGVSLIVGIPIVMLLTLQAYRYMIIDKQDSREQLAMLNERVKNNFHKDIHSAIDVLSILDSMQAEDTLLAKNLVNISKAPVLESDGSEPPQQEAISSTAQLLPGFQMIYWTNGQGRQKVKWTASERNTLEISLAGRDYFNKIKQRQAYRYHGKSIYVESIYSHLSGESSVAVSMPRNNSYDSIVALLAEPFSVFSPVFPAEYGFAIIDQQGEVLFHSDKSKNLQQNLLQEFGNSNALISGISGGSGYAFQTQYAAREHQVFIAPLQELPFYVVTFKDLSNIRMSYAEILSAAIFFIMAHFIYLLLFALILDITTRRFTRLRIREHRFTWLIPKLYKSRAYQLTLANLLLIILLLLLFFVIRIHDPLISMILAFLATTYSTTIVYFNIKRIRGTAIFKKRFLPFTITSISFILLFNLVALEQDGFSSSFFLLILFQLLILLLTFLLPRYFPRDKWTDSYRIIYRLVLTCWLIIVSALPAYIFFKVAYQNEKILLLKYHQVEYAEKLNEWFGKKGYEAGSEEDTLTGNAFYFLKDENVFFYQPDADKKGSLGFIHSLFNDSHAREKGGSIFQTLFIQGRPRFNEFAARSQNMILDDPDHDVFAWEPGKEQLLLNYNFYRNADSGSVTMQNLYLASPFPYGTLLFFSAGAREKIVTGMFIFLTLVGILLLIALIKFILRQVFVDTFFENDDEYQLDQNLIKNIRDQEKLHLLYIGLPGSGKSDYIKEAFAGKRYEELDIVDLGLNPGGWEDAVNQAKNSDADTVVIDHFEYNSKNRGINIQKLMLLEKLMHLQDKRLIIVSATHPLEILEDLKRKPVDENNSDASGEKWDPEATFDRYMNLLNNFYKIYFPLRIAEGETPKVDAWDEDCITLIKEECKHGKYLHRLQNELLNEVRIQEASGTQFRNDEIILKIQSLAKVYYYSIWNSLNKEEKYVLYDVAEDGVVNPKNTEPITRLLKRGLIIHDGSIRVMNKSFRNFILTVVNRAEAMRMEQELKENGTWSKVRVPLLLVILGIALFLFLTQREAYNQVFTFITAFAAGIPLLFKVLSSFPGSKAAGNNS
- a CDS encoding DUF4260 domain-containing protein produces the protein MKIQLKLEELAMFGLAFYLFTTLPLEWWWFLVLLLLPDAGMIGYAINPRAGAITYNLFHHKGIAILLYGAGVALHEEWLQAAGLIMFGHASMDRIFGFGLKFPDSFKNTHLGKIGGGD